CCGGTATCTTCATCGGCCAGATTAACGCTGGCACCGAACTTCACGGTATTACCGCTCAGCTTCGATGGGTCGATGACATCCGCGCGGGAAATCACATCCTCAAGCTCGGCAACGCGGCCTTCAATGAAGCTCTGGCGTTCCCGCGCCGCCGCATATTCCGCATTTTCCGACAGATCGCCGTGTTCGCGTGCCTCCGCGATGGCGCGGATCACCGCCGGGCGCTCCACCGTCTTGAGATGCTTCAATTCTTCTGTCAGCCGGGCATAGCCGCTGGCAGTCATCGGCACCTTTTCCATGCCCCGTAAACCTCTTCGATCTGGCCCTAGCGTTCCGTCTGCTCTGCACCCAAGGAGGGCGCGGTCGACTGAGTGGGCGCGGAGAATAATGCGCCCGGGCGTCCGTTACAAGTCGCGTGAGGGGGCGCAGACGCGCAGGTTAGCCCGAAGCCCTTGAAAACGAGTCGTTTTCTCCAGAAATCCCGCTGTGAAAGGTTGCTTGCGTTAACCAATGCAGTTCCCTTAAAATGCTATCGGATTTCTCGCGATAGCG
The sequence above is drawn from the Elstera cyanobacteriorum genome and encodes:
- the greA gene encoding transcription elongation factor GreA, with translation MEKVPMTASGYARLTEELKHLKTVERPAVIRAIAEAREHGDLSENAEYAAARERQSFIEGRVAELEDVISRADVIDPSKLSGNTVKFGASVNLADEDTGEEQNYQIVGQYEGDIKSGLLSITAPLARALIGKTVGDTVEVTTPRGSKSYEIVGISFA